From the Micromonospora echinofusca genome, the window CCGGGGCCACCTACCAGCCGTCGATGCTCGACCTCACCGCCGCCGGACCGTCGCTGTCCCCGCTGGCCGGCCGGCTGCGCCGGCACCCGCTCAGCCACGGCGCGTGGGTCGACCACCTCCCCGGCTGGGTCACCGGCTCCGACGAGGTCTTCGACGTCCTGCTGCGCGACGTCCCCTGGCGTGCCGAGCGCCGCACGATGTACGACGCCGAGGTCGACGTGCCCCGGCTGCTCTGCTGGTACGCCGGGCACCGACCGCTGCCGCACCCGCTGCTGAGCGAGGCGCGCGCCGCCCTCACCCGGCACTACGCCCCCGAGCTCGGCGAGCCCTTCGTCACCGCCGGCATGTGCCTGTACCGCTCCGGCCGGGACAGCGTCGCCTGGCACGGCGACACCCAGGGCCGTTCCGCGCACACCGACACGATGGTCGCCATCGTCT encodes:
- a CDS encoding alpha-ketoglutarate-dependent dioxygenase AlkB, giving the protein MTGATYQPSMLDLTAAGPSLSPLAGRLRRHPLSHGAWVDHLPGWVTGSDEVFDVLLRDVPWRAERRTMYDAEVDVPRLLCWYAGHRPLPHPLLSEARAALTRHYAPELGEPFVTAGMCLYRSGRDSVAWHGDTQGRSAHTDTMVAIVSFGSPRPLLLRPRGGGDSLRFPLGHGDLVVMGGSCQRTWEHAVPKTSRPVGPRVSVQFRPAGVA